A genomic segment from Oncorhynchus keta strain PuntledgeMale-10-30-2019 chromosome 9, Oket_V2, whole genome shotgun sequence encodes:
- the zdhhc8a gene encoding palmitoyltransferase ZDHHC8B, protein MPTSGSERIKASAFIPVSTAAVLLVGSTTLFFVFTCPWLAVTVSIYVPPCSGILFFFVLANFTMATFMDAGVLPTANEDEDKDDDFRAPLYKNVDVKGVQVRMKWCASCHFYRPPRCSHCSVCDHCVEDFDHHCPWVNNCIGRRNYRYFFLFLLSLTLHMVGVLSGGLLYILHHLEDLWKLHCTVTLVVMSVSGLFFIPVLGLTGFHLYLVSRGRTTNEQVTGKFQGGVNPFTQGCCGNLEYLICSPISPKYTARPIKKSTVRIIPPFLRPETDRQIPIIKVEDNGIQCHDNQNKRPSTDGMEEPDIRRLDTPPPLPPKPDPKVLRRHLATLEESGLHPKPVTPSPGQTLQQLRPLPQSTSKAPPPSPVHQVAVAPEQQGGSSRRHDLSSELILGTLDQQLAVPSGPMAAPLQLNSLTLNSRSLTLKHAYRHHNKLPVLYPEGLISHQVSPGLFPPHNPLSNRNSLSYDSLVNSSDAHYLAQRGGPPLHYHPHFMTLGHEGSVLQRPPPHTYSPVFMGVTRQSPQPRDTSPRDPSLRDLTPQALTSRDLSPQALMHRDLSQQALIHREASPVRYDNLSKTIMVSIQERREMEERDRMLRMQARSQALYGCPDMGLYDIPSRCSLPADSMRLPGSRGPTPPAYGSREFLMSTGILGYGGTRSPLSSASSSSLTRAPRTSSSPLQSSSSLQSKGRSPSPAYLPPNRQVQPSSSSSSTLPSTFSSASPPDAPP, encoded by the exons ATGCCCACCAGCGGCAGTGAAAGAATTAAAGCCAGCGCGTTTATTCCAGTGTCCACCGCTGCAGTCCTCCTCGTCGGGTCCACCACTTTATTCTTTGTCTTTAC GTGCCCGTGGCTGGCAGTGACTGTGTCAATCTACGTGCCACCATGCAGTGGCATCCTCTTCTTCTTTGTCTTGGCCAACTTCACCATGGCAACCTTTATGGATGCGGGTGTTCTCCCCACGG CTAATGAGGACGAGGACAAGGACGATGACTTCCGCGCCCCGCTCTACAAGAACGTGGACGTGAAGGGTGTCCAGGTCCGGATGAAGTGGTGTGCCTCCTGCCACTTCTACAGACCTCCACGATGCTCCCACTGCAGTGTCTGTGATCACTGTgtagag GACTTTGACCATCACTGTCCCTGGGTGAACAACTGTATCGGGAGGCGGAACTACCGCTACttcttcctgtttctcctgtcACTCACACTGCACATGGTGGGCGTGCTCTCCGGTGGCCTGCTCTACATCCTACACCATCTGGAAGACCTATGGAAGCTGCACTGTACTGTCAC CCTGGTGGTGATGAGTGTATCAGGTCTGTTCTTCATTCCTGTCCTGGGCCTCACAGGGTTCCACCTCTACCTGGTGTCTAGGGGCCGAACCACCAATGAACAG GTCACTGGGAAGTTTCAAGGAGGGGTCAACCCTTTCACACAAGGTTGCTGTGGCAACTTGGAGTATCTCATATGCAGTCCCATTTCTCCAAA GTATACAGCGAGGCCCATTAAGAAATCAACAGTTCGCATCATTCCTCCATTCCTGagaccagagactgacagacagataccAATTATCAAGGTTGAGGATAACGGCATCCAGTGTCATGATAACCAAAATAAA cGCCCGTCCACTGACGGTATGGAAGAGCCAGACATCCGACGTCTGGACACCCCACCACCTCTGCCCCCCAAACCAGATCCCAAAGTGCTGAGGAGACACCTAGCAACACTTGAAG AGAGTGGTTTGCATCCCAAACCAGTGACCCCTTCCCCTGGACAGACCCTGCAGCAGCTCAGGCCATTACCGCAGTCCACATCTAAGGCACCACCCCCCTCACCTGTCCATCAG GTGGCTGTGGCACCAGAGCAGCAAGGGGGCAGCAGTAGACGTCATGACCTGTCATCAGAACTCATTCTGGGTACATTGGACCAGCAGCTAGCCGTCCCATCCGGTCCCATGGCCGCTCCACTCCAGCTTAACTCTCTCACCCTCAACTCCCGCTCCCTCACCCTCAAACACGCCTATCGCCACCATAACAAGCTGCCGGTCTTGTACCCAGAGGGTCTGATCTCCCATCAGGTATCTCCGGGCTTGTTCCCCCCTCACAACCCCCTGTCCAATCGCAACAGCCTCTCCTATGACAGCCTGGTGAACTCAAGTGACGCCCACTACCTTGCCCAGCGAGGGGGACCCCCACTTCATTACCACCCGCACTTCATGACCCTGGGACATGAAGGCAGTGTGCTGCAGCGGCCCCCTCCACACACCTACAGCCCTGTGTTCATGGGGGTCACCAGGCAATCTCCCCAGCCCAGGGACACCTCACCCAGGGATCCCTCTCTACGGGACCTCACCCCTCAGGCCCTCACCTCCCGGGACCTCTCCCCTCAGGCCCTGATGCACAGGGACCTCTCCCAGCAAGCCTTGATCCACCGGGAGGCCTCTCCGGTCCGCTATGACAACCTCTCCAAGACCATCATGGTCTCCATTCAGGAGCGgcgggagatggaggagagggacaggatgCTGCGGATGCAGGCCAGGTCCCAGGCCCTGTACGGCTGCCCAGACATGGGGTTGTACGACATCCCCAGCAGATGCAGCCTCCCTGCAGACAGCATGCGCCTCCCAGGGTCACGCGGCCCCACCCCGCCCGCATACGGCTCCAGGGAGTTCCTGATGAGCACTGGTATTTTGGGGTACGGGGGTACGAGGTCGCCCCTCTCCAGCGCCTCGTCGTCCTCTCTGACCCGAGCCCCCAGGACTTCCAGCTCCCCcctgcagagcagcagcagcCTGCAGAGTAAGGGTCGTTCCCCCTCCCCAGCCTACCTCCCCCCAAACAGGCAGGTCcagccctcatcctcctcctcctccacactgccCAGCACCttttcctctgcctctcccccagATGCCCCCCCATAA
- the LOC118388014 gene encoding alpha-1A adrenergic receptor — protein sequence MDATEWIEAFIRGLMCLLGILGNNWLCLRSLPGPKSSLRTNEVLFINLAVSNLITNYLVDLPDTMADFVGYWFLGEAYCCVVQFCSELSETSSVFSTLFISVFWHQKLVGSLKRGGAPIQLDSLRLVACLLAGSWTVAVVFSVPQLFFVRLESGNESHDDCVELFPSQTARQTYEPLYLTFANALPITGIAFASIQIVITLLRHQAHIQGLTSDHHKGTANSLPNNGPSVVHSSISSPLSQVEIGDSIVRAPPDLKRSSQPPAKPSPGSGTQVRAAKSVVAVATVFVVCWVTHLLLMMASNIHTSSLVLELASYIGSSYTCIIPYIFLYGVKKLSFSCRG from the coding sequence ATGGATGCAACGGAGTGGATCGAAGCCTTCATCCGAGGGCTGATGTGTCTGCTCGGGATCCTGGGGAACAACTGGCTTTGTCTCCGTTCTCTCCCCGGACCCAAGTCCAGTCTCCGCACCAATGAGGTcctcttcatcaacctggccgtCTCCAACCTCATCACCAACTACCTGGTGGACCTGCCCGATACCATGGCTGACTTTGTTGGCTACTGGTTCCTGGGGGAAGCCTACTGCTGTGTGGTCCAGTTCTGCTCTGAACTGTCAGAGACCAGCAGTGTCTTCTCCACCTTGTTTATTAGTGTGTTCTGGCACCAGAAGCTGGTGGGCTCTCTGAAACGCGGAGGAGCTCCGATCCAGCTGGATAGCCTCCGTCTCGTAGCCTGTCTCCTGGCTGGCAGCTGGACAGTGGCTGTGGTATTCAGTGTTCCACAATTATTCTTTGTCCGGTTGGAGAGTGGTAATGAGAGCCACGATGACTGTGTAGAACTATTTCCCTCCCAAACTGCAAGGCAGACCTATGAGCCGTTGTATCTGACCTTCGCTAACGCCCTCCCCATCACTGGTATAGCGTTTGCTAGCATCCAGATTGTGATCACTCTGCTAAGGCACCAGGCACATATCCAGGGCCTGACTTCGGACCATCACAAGGGGACAGCTAATTCTTTACCTAACAATGGACCTTCAGTTGTACACAGCTCGATCAGTTCCCCCCTCTCCCAGGTCGAGATCGGGGACAGCATAGTCAGAGCTCCACCCGATCTGAAGAGGTCCTCTCAGCCTCCAGCTAAGCCCAGCCCAGGCTCAGGTACTCAGGTGAGGGCAGCCAAGAGCGTGGTGGCTGTGGCCACTGTGTTTGTGGTGTGCTGGGTGACCCACCTGCTGCTGATGATGGCCAGCAACATCCACACGTCCTCCTTGGTGTTGGAGCTGGCCAGCTACATCGGATCCTCTTACACCTGCATCATCCCCTACATCTTCCTCTATGGAGTAAAAAAACTGTCTTTCTCCTGCAGAGGGTAG